One segment of Thermoanaerobacter kivui DNA contains the following:
- a CDS encoding energy-coupling factor ABC transporter substrate-binding protein, translating into MKDKKFLMKNLILGLLVILLIVFPLVTIKNAEFAGADDRATEAIAQVDKNYKPWFEPIWEPPSGEIESLLFALQAAIGAGFLGYYIGLVKGRKNANR; encoded by the coding sequence ATGAAGGATAAAAAGTTTTTAATGAAAAATTTGATATTAGGCTTGTTGGTCATTTTGCTGATTGTGTTTCCTCTTGTTACTATTAAAAACGCTGAATTTGCTGGTGCAGATGACAGGGCGACAGAGGCTATTGCTCAGGTAGACAAAAATTACAAGCCATGGTTTGAACCAATTTGGGAGCCACCAAGCGGAGAAATTGAAAGCCTTTTGTTTGCCTTACAGGCTGCAATTGGTGCAGGCTTTTTGGGATATTACATAGGCCTTGTGAAGGGGAGGAAAAATGCTAATAGATAG
- a CDS encoding slipin family protein: protein MIESFAFLFTLLIILISLISASIRIVQEYERGVIFRLGRYVGVRGPGIFFLIPIIERMQKVDLRVITMEVPTQEAITRDNVTVKVNAVVYFRVIDPANAVIKVLDHIRATSQLAQTTLRSVLGQSDLDELLSHREEINKRLREIIDEGTEPWGVKVNLVEIRDVELPQSMQRAMAAQAEAERERRAKIINADGEYQAAAKLAEAARIIASQPVSLQLRYLQTLREIANDRSNIVVFPMSLDIFQQFFPQGQKESKNE, encoded by the coding sequence ATGATTGAGAGTTTTGCATTTCTATTCACCTTATTAATAATCCTTATAAGTTTAATTTCCGCATCCATTAGAATAGTACAGGAATACGAAAGGGGCGTAATTTTTCGTCTCGGGCGCTACGTAGGTGTAAGAGGACCAGGAATATTTTTCTTGATTCCTATAATAGAGAGAATGCAAAAAGTAGATTTGAGAGTCATAACAATGGAAGTACCAACACAAGAGGCAATTACAAGAGACAACGTTACTGTTAAAGTAAATGCAGTAGTATACTTCAGAGTAATAGACCCTGCCAACGCTGTTATAAAAGTTTTAGACCACATAAGAGCAACATCTCAGCTGGCACAAACTACACTAAGAAGCGTTTTAGGTCAGTCTGACTTAGACGAATTATTATCTCACAGAGAAGAAATAAACAAGAGGCTTCGCGAGATTATAGATGAGGGAACAGAACCATGGGGAGTAAAAGTGAATCTTGTGGAAATAAGGGATGTAGAACTACCACAAAGCATGCAAAGGGCCATGGCAGCACAAGCAGAAGCAGAAAGGGAACGCCGTGCTAAAATTATAAATGCTGATGGAGAATATCAAGCAGCGGCAAAACTCGCTGAAGCTGCCCGCATCATAGCCTCACAACCCGTTTCTCTGCAACTTAGGTATCTTCAAACTTTAAGAGAAATAGCTAATGACAGGTCAAACATAGTAGTTTTCCCAATGTCTTTAGATATTTTTCAGCAATTTTTCCCTCAAGGACAAAAAGAAAGTAAAAATGAATAG
- a CDS encoding energy-coupling factor ABC transporter ATP-binding protein — protein sequence MKEQFILEAIDVSFEYSDGTKALDGVNMSIEKGKKIAVLGPNGAGKTTLFLHFNGILKPKSGKILYKGEEINYSHSELVKLRKNVGIVFQNPDIQLFSASVYQEISFGPMNLGYPENIVKEKVENAMKETSISHLKDKPTHFLSYGQKKSVSIADIIVMEPEVIILDEPTVYLDPKHVQEVMGLFDKLVDEGKTLILSTHDVDFAYSWADYIYIMKNGKVVAKGEPTVVFANAKELDWSDLRKPMLLEIYEILKEKEIVNGSNIPKNIEELKKCIK from the coding sequence ATGAAAGAGCAATTTATATTAGAAGCGATAGATGTTAGTTTTGAGTACAGCGATGGCACAAAAGCTTTGGACGGAGTAAATATGTCCATAGAGAAGGGCAAAAAGATTGCAGTTTTGGGTCCAAACGGCGCAGGCAAGACAACGCTGTTTTTGCACTTCAACGGGATTTTGAAACCCAAATCAGGAAAAATATTATACAAAGGTGAAGAGATAAATTACAGCCATAGCGAACTTGTAAAACTTAGAAAGAATGTTGGTATTGTTTTTCAAAATCCTGACATACAGCTTTTCTCTGCCAGCGTATACCAAGAAATTTCTTTTGGCCCCATGAACTTAGGTTATCCAGAAAATATAGTAAAAGAGAAAGTTGAAAACGCCATGAAAGAAACAAGTATAAGCCATCTAAAAGACAAGCCCACCCATTTTTTAAGCTATGGGCAGAAAAAAAGCGTCTCAATAGCTGATATTATAGTTATGGAGCCTGAAGTTATTATATTGGATGAGCCAACAGTTTATTTAGACCCTAAGCATGTTCAAGAGGTTATGGGTTTATTTGACAAATTGGTTGACGAGGGAAAGACACTCATTTTATCAACTCATGATGTGGACTTTGCTTATTCATGGGCTGACTATATATATATCATGAAGAATGGAAAAGTTGTTGCAAAAGGCGAACCCACAGTTGTCTTTGCTAATGCAAAAGAACTTGATTGGAGTGATTTGAGAAAGCCTATGCTTTTAGAGATATATGAAATTTTAAAAGAAAAAGAAATTGTAAATGGAAGTAATATACCAAAAAATATAGAGGAATTAAAGAAGTGTATAAAATAA
- the cbiQ gene encoding cobalt ECF transporter T component CbiQ — MLIDSYSYTNRMYNVHPVEKLLFAFLTMILCFKFDAYTNIAVIILMFVVTVFKAKIPAKVYIKLMLIPYSFLIISILTLVINVVEDKSIALVSFNIFGITLGITAKGVSTAIILFFRALAVVSCLYFLALTTPVVDIINVLKKFKFPSLFLELLQLIYRFIFVLIQAADDIYISQDSRLGYATLKNGYRSLGLLISSLFIKSYKDS; from the coding sequence ATGCTAATAGATAGTTACTCTTACACAAACAGGATGTACAATGTACATCCTGTTGAAAAACTTTTATTTGCCTTTTTGACAATGATTTTATGTTTTAAATTTGATGCCTATACAAATATTGCAGTAATTATTTTGATGTTTGTGGTAACTGTATTTAAAGCGAAAATTCCAGCAAAAGTGTATATTAAACTTATGTTAATTCCTTATTCTTTTCTCATAATAAGCATATTGACACTTGTAATAAATGTTGTAGAGGATAAAAGTATTGCATTAGTAAGTTTTAATATTTTTGGAATAACCTTAGGGATTACCGCAAAAGGAGTTAGCACTGCTATTATTTTATTCTTCAGAGCTTTAGCAGTGGTCTCTTGCTTATATTTTCTTGCTCTTACTACTCCTGTAGTTGACATCATAAATGTCTTAAAGAAATTTAAATTTCCATCATTATTTTTGGAGCTGCTTCAGCTTATTTATCGATTTATATTTGTTTTAATACAAGCAGCCGATGATATCTACATATCTCAGGATTCAAGACTGGGATATGCCACATTAAAGAATGGCTATAGGTCTTTAGGACTTTTGATATCTTCTCTTTTTATTAAGTCTTACAAAGATTCATAG
- a CDS encoding PIN domain-containing protein yields the protein MEKIWIDANVILRYLLKDNEEFYAKAYEIMKKADNGELKLLVSPLTIAEVVWTLESFYKISKDQISDTLITFICSDAVEAEEKDTLILSLNSYKENNVDFIDAYIDAHAINSGNKKVFTFDKKHFSRLNIELF from the coding sequence ATGGAGAAAATATGGATTGACGCCAATGTCATTTTGAGATACCTTTTAAAGGATAATGAAGAATTTTATGCAAAAGCGTATGAAATTATGAAAAAAGCGGACAACGGAGAATTAAAACTTCTTGTATCTCCTCTTACTATTGCAGAAGTAGTATGGACGCTTGAGTCTTTCTACAAGATATCAAAGGATCAAATATCTGATACCCTCATTACCTTTATATGCTCTGATGCTGTCGAAGCAGAAGAAAAAGACACATTAATTCTCTCTCTAAACAGCTATAAAGAAAATAATGTTGATTTTATTGATGCGTATATAGATGCCCATGCAATAAATTCAGGAAACAAAAAGGTATTTACTTTTGATAAAAAACATTTTTCAAGACTTAACATAGAATTATTTTAA
- the hemL gene encoding glutamate-1-semialdehyde 2,1-aminomutase, with amino-acid sequence MKIDKSKELFGKAKKLMPGGVNSPVRAFKSVGTTPVFIKKGQGSHIWDEDGNEYIDYVLSWGPLILGHAHPQVVEAIKKQAELGTSFGACTELEVKMAEKVIEAVPSVKVVRMVNSGTEATMSAIRLARGYTERDIIVKFEGCYHGHSDSLLIKAGSGALTFGMPDSKGVTKEVAKDTIIARYNDIKMVEDIFKIYGENIAAVIVEPVAGNMGTVLPEEKFLKGLREITTKYGALLIFDEVMTGFRVSYSGAQGLYSVIPDITTLGKIIGGGLPVGAYGGREEIMRLVSPDGPVYQAGTLSGNPLAMAAGFETLKILSEDPALYEELDKKAEKLCNGLKESMVQNGIDVTINRVGSMMCMFFTKDEVKDYDSALKSNTALYAAYFREMLKRGVYLPPSQFETFFLSIAHTEEDIEKTIEASFEAAKIISKQYRDISIH; translated from the coding sequence GTGAAAATTGATAAATCAAAAGAACTCTTTGGAAAGGCTAAAAAACTTATGCCGGGTGGTGTTAATAGTCCCGTAAGGGCTTTTAAGTCAGTAGGAACTACTCCCGTTTTTATAAAAAAGGGGCAAGGAAGTCATATTTGGGATGAGGATGGCAATGAATACATAGACTACGTCCTTTCATGGGGACCACTGATACTGGGACATGCTCATCCACAAGTAGTAGAAGCTATTAAGAAACAGGCAGAACTGGGAACCAGTTTTGGAGCCTGCACAGAGTTAGAAGTTAAGATGGCGGAAAAAGTAATTGAGGCTGTTCCATCTGTAAAAGTTGTCAGAATGGTAAATTCAGGAACAGAAGCCACTATGAGTGCTATAAGATTGGCAAGAGGATATACGGAAAGAGACATCATTGTAAAATTTGAAGGATGTTATCACGGACATTCTGACAGCCTGCTTATAAAAGCAGGGTCAGGTGCACTTACTTTCGGAATGCCTGATTCAAAAGGTGTGACAAAAGAGGTAGCAAAGGATACAATTATAGCGAGATATAATGACATCAAAATGGTAGAAGATATTTTCAAAATATATGGTGAAAATATCGCTGCTGTAATTGTAGAGCCTGTTGCCGGAAATATGGGTACTGTTTTACCTGAGGAGAAATTTTTAAAAGGATTAAGAGAGATTACTACAAAGTATGGAGCACTTTTAATTTTTGATGAAGTGATGACAGGCTTTAGAGTATCTTATTCAGGGGCACAAGGACTTTACAGTGTTATACCTGACATTACTACACTTGGGAAAATCATTGGAGGTGGGCTTCCTGTTGGTGCCTATGGAGGAAGAGAGGAGATAATGAGGTTGGTTTCTCCTGATGGGCCTGTGTACCAAGCAGGGACTTTGTCTGGAAATCCTCTTGCAATGGCAGCAGGGTTTGAGACTCTAAAAATTTTATCTGAGGACCCTGCCCTTTATGAAGAATTAGATAAAAAAGCAGAAAAACTATGTAATGGGTTAAAAGAGAGCATGGTTCAAAATGGAATTGATGTTACAATAAATAGAGTAGGCAGCATGATGTGTATGTTTTTTACGAAAGATGAAGTAAAAGACTATGACTCTGCTTTAAAATCAAACACTGCTTTGTATGCTGCATATTTTAGAGAAATGCTAAAAAGGGGTGTGTACTTGCCGCCTTCTCAATTTGAGACCTTCTTTTTATCAATAGCTCACACAGAGGAGGATATTGAAAAAACAATTGAGGCCAGTTTTGAAGCTGCAAAAATTATAAGTAAGCAATACAGGGACATTTCTATTCATTGA
- a CDS encoding NfeD family protein — translation MFNLRKILLFIILLIFVILPLSSLKAAPTQSPVYVLSIDGPIVPVVADYIESGLQEAEKNGASCIVIELSTPGGLYSTTQKIVTQILNSPIPVVVYVSPAGAWAGSAGTFITLSANVAAMAPGSRIGAAHPVSMEDDSALSDVQKQKITHDAAAWIRSIAENRGRDPKNAEMAVIESKSFTDTEALNAHLIDFKATNLNDLLKKINGLTVKNFDGTTTTLQTDGPIKYFPMSSSQKFLFAISDPNIAYLLMSAGILGIVLELYHPGAIFPGVAGGISLLLGLYTLGTLNAQLSGMLLVILGLVLLASEAFVVSHGILAVGGITSFVLGSLMLFSGNQMGLTINKGVVFATAFFMAAFVSFLLAAVIKAQKRKVVTGVEGLIGEIGIAVSDINPNGIVLVEGERWQAESKEYIAKGEKVVITAVEGLTVKVEKIKEGGSKKND, via the coding sequence GTGTTTAATTTAAGGAAAATTTTACTATTTATAATCTTGTTAATTTTTGTCATCCTGCCACTTTCTTCTTTAAAAGCGGCTCCGACTCAAAGCCCCGTTTATGTACTATCCATTGATGGCCCTATTGTACCAGTTGTCGCAGATTACATTGAAAGTGGCTTGCAGGAAGCAGAAAAAAATGGTGCAAGTTGTATAGTCATAGAACTTTCTACTCCTGGCGGTTTGTATTCTACTACTCAAAAAATCGTCACACAAATACTAAATTCTCCTATTCCTGTTGTAGTATATGTCTCCCCCGCAGGAGCTTGGGCGGGCTCTGCTGGCACTTTCATAACCCTTTCAGCAAATGTCGCTGCAATGGCTCCTGGAAGTAGAATAGGCGCCGCCCATCCGGTGTCAATGGAAGACGACTCTGCTTTATCAGATGTACAAAAGCAAAAAATCACTCATGACGCTGCTGCCTGGATAAGAAGCATCGCAGAAAACAGAGGGAGAGACCCCAAAAATGCTGAAATGGCAGTTATTGAAAGCAAATCTTTTACTGACACAGAAGCATTAAATGCCCATTTAATCGATTTTAAAGCTACTAATTTAAATGACCTTCTAAAAAAAATAAACGGCCTTACAGTCAAAAATTTTGACGGCACAACTACAACTTTGCAAACTGATGGTCCAATCAAATACTTCCCAATGTCTTCATCTCAAAAATTTCTCTTTGCAATAAGCGATCCAAATATTGCTTATCTTCTCATGAGCGCTGGTATCTTGGGCATTGTATTGGAGCTTTATCATCCTGGGGCTATCTTTCCCGGTGTGGCAGGAGGAATAAGCTTACTTTTAGGCCTCTACACACTTGGAACATTAAATGCTCAATTAAGTGGAATGCTTCTTGTCATATTAGGGCTTGTGCTTTTGGCGTCTGAGGCCTTTGTGGTAAGCCATGGAATTTTAGCAGTGGGCGGTATAACTTCCTTTGTACTTGGCTCTTTAATGTTATTTAGTGGAAACCAAATGGGACTCACTATAAACAAAGGAGTAGTTTTCGCAACAGCCTTTTTCATGGCAGCTTTTGTTTCTTTCCTCTTAGCTGCTGTTATAAAAGCTCAAAAGAGAAAAGTAGTCACAGGAGTAGAAGGTCTAATTGGTGAAATAGGTATTGCAGTAAGTGATATTAATCCAAATGGCATAGTCTTGGTAGAAGGAGAAAGGTGGCAGGCAGAATCTAAAGAGTATATTGCAAAAGGCGAAAAGGTGGTCATTACAGCAGTAGAGGGTTTGACAGTTAAAGTTGAAAAAATAAAAGAGGGAGGCAGTAAAAAAAATGATTGA
- a CDS encoding AbrB/MazE/SpoVT family DNA-binding domain-containing protein — MIHATSTITGKGQIQLPAEIRKAIGADIGDNIIFIVQDNKEIVLKLIKKKKLSQLGGTLKSQVKFKSIDEETENTKKTWVNKRIRRNNNGENMD, encoded by the coding sequence ATGATACATGCTACGTCTACAATTACAGGCAAAGGACAAATTCAATTGCCTGCAGAAATCAGAAAAGCAATTGGCGCTGATATAGGAGATAATATCATCTTTATAGTACAAGACAACAAAGAAATAGTGCTGAAATTAATAAAAAAGAAAAAGCTTTCACAATTAGGTGGAACGTTAAAATCTCAGGTAAAATTCAAAAGCATTGATGAAGAAACAGAAAATACCAAAAAAACTTGGGTAAACAAAAGAATAAGGAGAAATAACAATGGAGAAAATATGGATTGA
- a CDS encoding energy-coupling factor ABC transporter permease yields MKKWMLLTAFALLLIAPQIAYSMHIMEGFLPLKWCIIWDAASLPFVVVGLITINKKVKENPKLKMLLGFAGAFAFVLSALKIPSVTGSCSHPTGVGLGAILFGPFAMSVLGLIVLLFQALLLAHGGITTLGANTFSMAIVGPIASYYIFKGIKKAGGPNWLAVFLAASIGDLLTYVTTSFQLAIAFPAEVGGFTASFLKFMGIFAVTQVPLAISEGLLTVLVINMLSSYSKEELIELNVLEKEGKVV; encoded by the coding sequence GTGAAAAAATGGATGTTGTTAACAGCATTTGCATTGCTTTTAATAGCGCCGCAAATTGCCTATTCTATGCACATAATGGAAGGGTTTCTTCCTCTTAAGTGGTGCATAATATGGGATGCAGCTTCTTTGCCTTTTGTGGTTGTGGGACTTATAACGATAAACAAAAAGGTAAAGGAAAATCCAAAGCTTAAAATGCTTTTGGGTTTTGCAGGTGCTTTTGCCTTTGTGCTTTCAGCCTTGAAAATCCCATCAGTTACGGGAAGTTGTTCGCATCCAACCGGTGTAGGGCTTGGAGCTATACTTTTTGGGCCTTTTGCTATGAGCGTTTTAGGCCTTATAGTGCTTTTGTTTCAGGCACTGCTTTTGGCCCATGGTGGCATAACAACTTTGGGTGCTAATACATTTTCCATGGCTATAGTAGGGCCAATTGCTTCCTATTATATATTTAAAGGAATAAAAAAAGCAGGGGGGCCAAATTGGCTTGCAGTATTTTTGGCTGCCTCAATTGGGGATTTGCTTACATATGTGACGACATCCTTCCAATTGGCTATTGCTTTTCCTGCTGAAGTAGGTGGTTTTACAGCCTCATTTTTAAAATTCATGGGGATATTTGCAGTGACACAGGTACCTTTGGCAATAAGTGAGGGACTTTTAACTGTGCTTGTAATCAATATGCTATCTTCCTACAGCAAAGAGGAACTCATTGAGCTTAACGTTTTAGAGAAAGAAGGTAAGGTAGTATGA